One Mus musculus strain C57BL/6J chromosome Y, GRCm38.p6 C57BL/6J DNA segment encodes these proteins:
- the Gm21683 gene encoding Y-linked testis-specific protein 1-like codes for MTSLKKKSRRKPSSQALGNIVGCRISHGWKEGNEPVTHWKAIILGQLPTNPSLYLVKYDGIDSVYGQELHSDERILNLKVLPHKVVFPQVRDVHLAGALVGREVQHKFEGKDGSEDNWSGMVLAQVPFLQDYFYISYKKDPVLYVYQLLDDYKEGNLHIIPETPLAEARSGDDNDFLIGSWVQYTRDDGSKKFGKVVYKVLANSTVYFIKFLGDLHIYVYTLVSNIT; via the coding sequence atgacatcactcaagaagaagagtaggaggaagccttcttcccaggccctggggaatattgttggctgcagaatttctcatgggtggaaggaaggtaatgagcctgtcacccattggaaggccatcattctaggtcaactgccaacaaacccttctctttatttggtgaagtatgacggaattgacagtgtctacggacaggagctccacagcgatgagaggattttaaatcttaaggtcttgcctcacaaagtagtttttcctcaggtgagggatgtccacctcgcaggcgcactggttggcagagaggtacaacacaaatttgaggggaaagatggctctgaggacaactggagtgggatggtgctagcccaggtgccattcttacaggactatttttacatttcctacaagaaggatccggtcctctacgtctatcagctcctggatgactacaaggaaggtaacctccacatcattccagagacccctctggctgaggcgagatcaggtgatgacaatgacttcttaataggttcctgggtgcagtacaccagagatgatggatccaaaaagttcggaaaggttgtttacaaagttctagccaattctactgtgtactttatcaaatttctcggtgacctccatatctatgtctatactctggtgtcaaatatcacttaa